DNA from Acetobacter aceti NBRC 14818:
AAGAAACCAAATGCATAGTTGGTAATATTCCCTAAAAGCAAAGCGTTCGATCGCTGTATTATCGCTCTTGTGACGAGCGTAGCAGCCCACCAGATATCAGGTCGATATCAGCTCAGAAAACAGGTATCTATTCCCTACTGAATCAACATTATGCCTGTAACCGGTAGCTCATTGCACGACAGACCCTGTTCGGACAGCCTGCCCTGAGGACTGCTTGACGAACCCATATAAAATGCTCTTAAACCAGTCATCAGTTCAGAGAAGGTGGGAGGATGGCACCTTGTCCTACCCTGCCAAAGGATTTTGGCCAGGAGGCTTCATTGTGTTAAGCCTGTTTTGTAATGCCATATCCCAGCTTTGAGCCGTCCAATGAATGCTTTAATAAAAACTGGCAAGAAGTTGAGCTTTTTCATGTGGAACGGAATATTACACCGACAATCTAGGAATCACGATCAGAGCCAGAATAACAAAAACCTGTTTCCCAGAGGCTGAAACACTACAATTACATCGAGATCAAGCCTGACACTCTGGTCCGGCTGGTGACCGTAATTATACCTCACAGCACAGAACTGGAATTAAAATGCAAGTCGACAAAAAATATTACCAAGTAATACCAAAGAAATCAATTGGTGAAAAGCTTACGGTATATGCCCGAGACAAGATCTATAGTGATTTTGTTTCCAAATGCTCTCCATCAGCGTCAAGTAAAATACTTGATTTTGGAGTGTCCGACGTACTCGGAGATGCCGCTAACGTACTGGAAAGGAAGTATCCTTACCCAGAAAACATTACAGCTGTAGGCTTGGGCGATGGAAAAGAGTTCCGTGAGGAATTTTCTTCCATGACCTATGTTCAGATCATTCCCAATGCCCGCCTGCCATTTGAAGATAAATCCTTCGACGTTGTGCTATCAAACGCCGTGCTTGAGCATGTCGGATCTCCAGCAAATCAGAGATACTTCATTCAGGAAGCTGCACGCGTAGGGAAGCAGGTTTTCCTGACAGTTCCCAACAAGTTTTTTCCAATAGAACATCACACCTCCATTCCTTTTCTTCATTGGTTCCCACATACATTTAAATTTGTATGTAATGCGGTGAACAAATCTCAATGGGCAGATGATGATCATTTGATTCTGATTTCCCGCTCTTATCTGGAATCCTTGATCCCAGCAGGTTTAAATTATCGTATATTTTATACCGGGATAAATCTTGGACCGTTCAGTTCCAATATCTGCCTGCACATATATTAAATCGATATTATGCAAAAATTCATTTCTTATAGATTTTTCAAATTTTTTGTCTGTGGAGTACTGTCGACTTTACTCTATGTTATTTCATCATTCTATTTATATAAACTGCATGTAGACCAGGAAATTTCCAGCTGCCTGTCTGTTCTTTCTTCGGGCTTGTTTTCATACATTGTAAACACAACTTGGACATTTAACGACAGAATGTCCAAGAAAAGCTTTTTTAAATTCTATGTTGTGACTTTTTTTACATCCATATTATCGTCTGTTGAAGTGTATTTCGCCAAAACTCTCAATGCAAACTACTGGGAATGCATCGGCCTAGTTGTTATCACGATGCCACTTTTATCATTCTCAATCCATAGACTTTGGACATACTCACACCAGACTACCCAGTGTGATCTGTTATCATAACTCGTCTCTTCTACGACTTGTCTTTTCGACCCTACGTCCGACGGTTTTGATCGATTTCATTGTTCTGAACAAATCGCTCGATTCAATCCAAGGATTGTGAAAACAAGCTAAACCAATGCAAGAAAGATTGATTCCAGTTCGTCATCATACATTGCATTACGCCTGATAGAGTCGACAAACAAAAGATTGTCTGCGGGAGTGCGTCCGGCAAGAGAATCGTCTTTGATGCTTTAGAAATGGATGTTTGCAAGATATCGCAGATCATTCACTGCTCCCATGCTCCGTCGCGAGACCTCCATTTAAAGGGAGCGAGACAAACCTATACCGTGCAAGTCCGATGCCCTGTTTAGACGCCAGCATGCTGTCTAGGCATCCGCAAATTTCGGCAAAAGATCAGCCTGAAACATGTCTGAGCAGATTTTTTATCGACAGGAAACCTGACCGTTTAGAGGTATTATCGTGGTCCAGCCAACGTCGAAAAGCAGGACCAGCAAAACCAGTCCTGCCCGGTAAAAGATCGAAGCCTCAGGCCTCGTCTTCATCCTCATCGTCTTCCTCGTCATCTTCGATGACAACGGCGACGGTGATTTCGACGCTCTCGTCTTCAGCCTGAAGCTTGTCGGCCGTGTCTTCCGCCACGTCCTCATCTTCGTACAGCATGGCTTCGTTGGGATCGTCGGTCCACTTTGTCTCAGGGTTCCAGAAGGAGAGATCTCCGTTCTCGGCCTCGCGCTGGATCAGAAAGCCGACAACGACTTCGTCATCAAGATTGATTTCGTCTTCACTCATGGGGCAGCCCTTTCGTTGCTCCGTTTGATACCCGAGGCATCGCACATTGTGTGGGTCAGCATAAGGGGCTGTCTGCCTGACTGCGATGATATTTTTACTGCATGCGCGGAAATTATCGAAAGATCGGCTATAATATAACCAGTCAAGCGCGGGTTTACACTGCTTACAGCTTGCAGTTGTCGCGCTGGCAGGTGATGCTTGCGCCAAGTGGTATGCCTGCGTCATCAAAGGAGAAACCGGTGCGCCGGAAACGGAGTGTAAGCGAGGAAGAGCAGGCGCTATGGACGTCCTTCGTCCGTGGCGTGAAGCCGCTTACCTTCGGTGGACGCTCCTCCGGGCTTCCCTCGGAACCACGTCCGCCTGCGCCAGACAGGGCGTTACCCGCCCGGCGTAATGCGGAAGGTGGGCTGCAACCTGATCAACCCATGCGTGGCGCATCTGTACAACCAGATCTTGTCGCAATCCGACAGACGCACATCCGTTCCGCTGCCTTCATGACGGCAGGGGAAATCGCTGTTGCAAATCATCTGCGCGGAAAGGCTGCGAAGAGAAAATCAGCCAATACACCGGCACAGATCGGTGCCCGACAGGCTGGGCTGGATACCGGAAGCTGGAAACGGCTCTCAAAAGGACACACACCGGTTGAACGTAAACTCGATCTGCACGGCATGACGGCTCAGGCCGCTTTCATGCGCCTGCATGAGTTTCTCTTTGCAGCCTACAGCCAGGGCATCCGGTGTGTTGAGATCGTGACCGGACTTGGCTCCGGGCCTGAAGGAGGGGT
Protein-coding regions in this window:
- a CDS encoding methyltransferase domain-containing protein, with translation MQVDKKYYQVIPKKSIGEKLTVYARDKIYSDFVSKCSPSASSKILDFGVSDVLGDAANVLERKYPYPENITAVGLGDGKEFREEFSSMTYVQIIPNARLPFEDKSFDVVLSNAVLEHVGSPANQRYFIQEAARVGKQVFLTVPNKFFPIEHHTSIPFLHWFPHTFKFVCNAVNKSQWADDDHLILISRSYLESLIPAGLNYRIFYTGINLGPFSSNICLHIY
- a CDS encoding GtrA family protein, whose protein sequence is MQKFISYRFFKFFVCGVLSTLLYVISSFYLYKLHVDQEISSCLSVLSSGLFSYIVNTTWTFNDRMSKKSFFKFYVVTFFTSILSSVEVYFAKTLNANYWECIGLVVITMPLLSFSIHRLWTYSHQTTQCDLLS
- a CDS encoding Smr/MutS family protein produces the protein MRRKRSVSEEEQALWTSFVRGVKPLTFGGRSSGLPSEPRPPAPDRALPARRNAEGGLQPDQPMRGASVQPDLVAIRQTHIRSAAFMTAGEIAVANHLRGKAAKRKSANTPAQIGARQAGLDTGSWKRLSKGHTPVERKLDLHGMTAQAAFMRLHEFLFAAYSQGIRCVEIVTGLGSGPEGGVLRRELPFWLGRDDLGRMILAVTHTHEANRGAVRILIRKRRQPQSKGR